A stretch of the Kushneria konosiri genome encodes the following:
- a CDS encoding NAD-dependent protein deacetylase — MSSVLGADQQALIDLVRRYPRLCVLTGAGVSTDSGIPDYRDEKGEWKRPPPMTHQVYMKSHLGRQRYWARSLVGFRLLAHATPGRAHQALAALEAQGFIEGIITQNVDRLHQKAGSRRVVDLHGRADLVRCMQCNLLVRRHVLHDHLATLNPDWVGMEAEIAPDGDAYLDEVDFSTFRLPECPRCGHGILKPDVVFFGDNVPRGRLERAMSILDDSQALLVVGSSLMVFSGFRFARHAASRGMPMACLNRGHTRADALYSLKCEAPIDESLTALLEGLSDVDGSRLMG, encoded by the coding sequence ATGAGTAGCGTATTGGGTGCCGATCAACAGGCACTGATTGATCTGGTACGGCGCTATCCTCGTCTGTGCGTTCTGACAGGCGCCGGCGTCAGTACCGACAGTGGCATTCCCGACTATCGAGACGAAAAGGGCGAATGGAAGCGACCACCGCCCATGACCCATCAGGTCTACATGAAAAGTCACCTGGGGCGTCAGCGCTATTGGGCGCGCAGTCTGGTCGGTTTTCGACTGCTGGCGCACGCCACGCCCGGGCGTGCGCACCAGGCGCTGGCCGCGCTGGAAGCACAGGGATTCATCGAAGGAATCATTACGCAAAACGTTGATCGTCTGCATCAGAAGGCGGGCAGTCGGCGTGTCGTGGACCTGCACGGCCGGGCCGATCTGGTGCGTTGCATGCAGTGCAATCTGCTGGTGCGTCGTCATGTGCTGCACGATCACCTGGCCACGCTCAACCCTGACTGGGTCGGCATGGAGGCCGAGATCGCCCCGGATGGTGATGCCTATCTTGATGAGGTGGACTTTTCGACCTTCAGGCTGCCGGAGTGCCCGCGTTGTGGCCACGGCATTTTAAAGCCCGATGTGGTCTTTTTCGGCGATAACGTGCCGCGTGGGCGGCTTGAACGTGCCATGTCGATACTCGATGACAGTCAGGCCCTGCTGGTGGTGGGGTCATCACTGATGGTGTTTTCAGGCTTTCGTTTTGCCCGGCATGCCGCTTCAAGGGGAATGCCGATGGCATGCCTCAACCGGGGGCATACTCGCGCCGATGCGTTATACAGCCTCAAGTGTGAGGCGCCCATTGATGAGAGCCTGACCGCCCTGCTGGAGGG
- a CDS encoding nuclease-related domain-containing protein, whose translation MRWLEYLLPLIFLTPLFATAVVVLGLRHLFQDRPGFSPSGHRLRQSGNRFRERLAEARVRLFLAGALGPILAITPLIYGMGRMLFSSYQDWIEWSIYGLITTIAAMIVGAFMMALSYRISNLRLRLAGAMNVAHDLQRLLREQHQGTCIFHDVPAENFTIDHVVVTEHGVFSLLVRTRQPGPETAANTPRTLGLDGERLIFPDREETRPIREAQRARRWLQERLSRECRCDVPVRAMLAMPGWRLERIRDNESVRVVGDNELVDFLKRVEQPALPQPLHDDVLKALIRLTDDHQTHHALSPEGR comes from the coding sequence ATGCGCTGGCTGGAATATCTACTTCCCCTGATTTTTCTGACTCCCCTGTTCGCCACTGCCGTCGTGGTGCTCGGCCTTCGCCACCTGTTTCAGGACAGGCCCGGTTTCTCTCCTTCCGGTCATCGGCTCAGACAGTCCGGTAACCGCTTCCGCGAGCGTCTGGCCGAGGCACGCGTCAGACTCTTTCTGGCGGGGGCGCTGGGTCCCATTCTTGCCATCACGCCCTTGATCTACGGCATGGGACGCATGCTGTTTTCGTCCTATCAGGACTGGATCGAATGGAGCATCTACGGGTTGATCACCACGATCGCAGCAATGATCGTGGGCGCTTTCATGATGGCACTTTCCTACCGGATTTCTAATCTGCGCTTGCGGCTGGCTGGCGCCATGAATGTGGCCCATGATCTGCAGCGGCTTTTGCGCGAGCAGCACCAGGGAACCTGTATCTTTCACGATGTACCGGCCGAAAACTTTACCATTGACCATGTCGTGGTCACCGAACACGGCGTCTTTTCCCTGCTGGTGCGCACCCGCCAGCCCGGTCCCGAAACCGCCGCGAACACTCCTCGAACGCTTGGACTCGATGGCGAACGGCTGATCTTTCCCGATCGCGAGGAAACACGGCCGATACGCGAGGCGCAGCGTGCCCGGCGCTGGCTGCAGGAGCGCCTGAGCCGTGAGTGCAGGTGTGACGTCCCCGTCAGGGCCATGCTGGCCATGCCGGGCTGGCGTCTTGAGCGTATCCGCGATAACGAGAGCGTCAGGGTAGTGGGCGATAATGAGCTGGTGGATTTCCTGAAGCGCGTTGAACAGCCAGCACTGCCGCAGCCACTGCATGATGATGTCCTCAAGGCGCTGATTCGCCTGACCGATGATCATCAGACCCATCACGCGCTGTCGCCGGAAGGACGCTAG
- a CDS encoding MFS transporter translates to MSDPAGESVTAHAPASRAAIAWFFALSGLSFSNWAVRIPDIRTLLELSQSQLGALLLCPVIGSLGLTLLSNYLNNRFGSRRMTRVAACAIVVSLVLIGAAMSMLTLGLALVVFGAGMGLLNIAMNDQAATLERRYRRSIMSSFHGLFSLGGMAGSLVGGALATLGLTPRCHLLLVAGLLMVGILIAHRHLLAPPPRAERPVGALFVRPKGRVWLLGIIAAAVVFIEGSMADWSALFLTELGASRGHAALGLAVFTGTMAVGRLLGDRWLDRVGAVRALEIGSALALLGLGLAIVAASPIAALAGFALAGIGMSTLFPCLLSLAGRNRSMSPSGAIASVAMLGYLSMLGGPPMLGFLAEAITLHYAFVALVVAAALAIALARPAARA, encoded by the coding sequence ATGAGTGACCCCGCCGGCGAAAGCGTTACGGCTCATGCGCCCGCCAGCCGCGCCGCCATTGCCTGGTTTTTTGCCCTGTCGGGACTGTCCTTTTCCAACTGGGCGGTGCGCATTCCGGATATTCGTACCCTGCTGGAGCTGTCGCAATCCCAGCTCGGTGCCCTGCTGCTGTGTCCGGTGATCGGGTCGCTGGGTCTGACACTGCTGTCGAACTATCTCAACAACCGCTTTGGCAGTCGACGCATGACGCGTGTGGCCGCCTGCGCCATCGTGGTCTCGCTGGTCCTGATCGGGGCGGCCATGTCCATGTTGACGCTGGGTCTGGCGCTGGTGGTGTTTGGCGCTGGCATGGGGCTGCTCAACATTGCCATGAACGATCAGGCGGCGACTCTGGAACGGCGTTATCGACGCTCCATCATGTCCTCCTTTCACGGCCTGTTCAGCCTGGGCGGCATGGCCGGCTCGCTGGTGGGCGGGGCGCTGGCAACGCTCGGGCTGACCCCGCGCTGCCACCTGCTGCTGGTGGCCGGGCTCTTGATGGTAGGCATTCTGATCGCCCACCGTCATCTGCTGGCCCCACCGCCGCGCGCCGAGCGCCCGGTCGGCGCCCTGTTCGTGCGCCCGAAGGGCCGGGTCTGGCTTTTGGGCATTATCGCCGCAGCCGTGGTCTTTATCGAAGGATCAATGGCGGACTGGTCGGCGCTCTTTCTCACCGAACTGGGCGCCTCGCGCGGGCATGCGGCCCTCGGACTGGCCGTGTTTACCGGCACCATGGCCGTGGGTCGTCTGCTGGGAGATCGCTGGCTGGATCGAGTGGGTGCCGTACGCGCACTCGAGATTGGCAGCGCACTGGCCCTGCTCGGGCTTGGACTGGCCATTGTGGCGGCCAGCCCGATCGCTGCCCTGGCCGGGTTTGCGCTGGCCGGCATCGGCATGTCGACCCTGTTCCCGTGCCTTTTGAGTCTGGCCGGGCGCAACCGGTCGATGTCGCCCTCCGGGGCGATCGCGTCGGTCGCCATGCTGGGCTATCTGAGCATGCTCGGCGGCCCGCCGATGCTGGGCTTTCTGGCAGAAGCCATCACGCTGCACTACGCCTTTGTCGCGCTGGTCGTGGCCGCAGCGCTTGCCATCGCCCTGGCGCGTCCGGCGGCACGGGCCTGA
- the betT gene encoding choline BCCT transporter BetT: MSEATRGHSSSEDRLNPTVFYGSFIGIVVFSLWAMIATEQANKVINAVLGWISNTFGWYYFLTVVIYLAFVIFLGVSRFGKIRLGPEHARPDFNIFSWSAMLFSAGIGIGVIFFALAEPLTQFYNAPGAPEDQIEAARYAMQLTFMHWGLSGWGIYTLVGMSLAFFSYRHNLPLTISSALYPIFGKKIYGPIGHAVDIAAVLGTVFGIAASLGIGVIQLNYGLNFMFGITESAWTQTILVLMIVLFATISAVTGVERGIRRLSEFNILLAVALLLFVLFAGKTIFLLNALVMNIGDYLSSFVRMSFDTYAFDRPTEWLNGWTLFFWAWWIAWGPFVGLFLARISRGRTIRTFVAGTLSLPIAFMMIWMSLLGNSAIDMAMNGATDFGQQVMNNPPSGIYLFLQEYPFPVVTTIAVSILAIVFFVTSGDSGALVLSNFTSILKDVSSDAPVWMRILWSAVIGVLTLSLLLAGGLSTLQSAVVITGLPFSIVLFFMMAGLYKALKVEAFKEESYRLSLAGSLSGRMGSSRGGRGNWEQRLDRAMNFPDRSEAQRFLEERVRPAMMAIKDRLEHQDVGVHVNGGEQNEHDYLALNVDFGEEQNFTYQVWTRAFATPAFAMRTKKASRNYYRLEVHLLEGSQGYDLMGYSEQQVIDDILDQYERHLQFLHLNRMEPGSINMPDSPEQPPV, translated from the coding sequence ATGAGTGAAGCAACCAGGGGTCACTCCTCTTCAGAGGACAGACTCAATCCAACCGTCTTTTACGGATCATTCATAGGCATTGTGGTGTTCTCGCTATGGGCGATGATCGCCACCGAACAGGCCAACAAGGTCATCAACGCCGTTCTGGGCTGGATCTCCAACACCTTTGGCTGGTACTACTTTCTAACCGTTGTCATCTATCTTGCCTTTGTCATATTTCTCGGCGTTTCACGCTTTGGCAAGATCCGCCTGGGGCCTGAGCACGCCCGGCCGGACTTCAATATCTTTTCCTGGTCGGCCATGCTGTTTTCCGCAGGGATCGGTATTGGCGTGATCTTCTTTGCCCTGGCCGAGCCGCTGACGCAGTTTTATAACGCGCCCGGCGCGCCGGAGGATCAGATCGAGGCGGCGCGGTACGCCATGCAGCTGACCTTCATGCACTGGGGGTTATCGGGCTGGGGGATCTATACGCTGGTCGGCATGTCACTGGCATTTTTCAGCTATCGCCACAATCTGCCGCTCACCATCTCAAGCGCGCTCTATCCAATCTTTGGCAAGAAAATCTATGGCCCCATCGGTCATGCCGTTGATATCGCGGCGGTGCTGGGCACCGTGTTCGGTATTGCGGCCAGTCTTGGCATTGGGGTCATCCAGCTCAACTACGGGCTGAACTTCATGTTCGGCATTACCGAGAGCGCCTGGACCCAGACCATTCTGGTGCTGATGATCGTGCTGTTTGCGACCATCTCCGCAGTCACCGGGGTCGAGCGGGGCATCCGCCGGCTGTCGGAGTTCAATATCCTGCTGGCCGTGGCGCTGCTGCTGTTTGTGCTGTTTGCCGGCAAGACCATCTTTTTGTTGAACGCGCTGGTGATGAACATCGGCGACTATCTCTCCTCGTTCGTGAGGATGTCGTTTGACACCTACGCCTTTGATCGCCCCACCGAATGGCTCAACGGCTGGACGCTGTTCTTCTGGGCCTGGTGGATCGCCTGGGGCCCGTTCGTTGGCCTCTTTCTGGCACGTATCTCCCGCGGCCGCACCATTCGTACCTTTGTGGCCGGCACCCTGTCGCTGCCCATTGCCTTCATGATGATCTGGATGTCACTGCTGGGGAACAGCGCCATCGATATGGCGATGAACGGCGCGACCGATTTCGGTCAGCAGGTCATGAATAACCCGCCGTCAGGCATCTATCTCTTCCTACAGGAGTATCCCTTCCCGGTGGTCACCACGATTGCCGTGAGCATCCTGGCGATCGTGTTCTTTGTCACCTCGGGAGACTCGGGCGCTCTGGTACTGTCCAACTTCACCTCGATTCTCAAGGATGTCAGCAGCGATGCGCCGGTCTGGATGCGTATTCTCTGGTCGGCGGTGATCGGGGTGCTGACCCTGTCACTGCTGCTGGCCGGCGGACTTTCCACCCTGCAAAGTGCGGTGGTGATCACCGGGCTGCCATTCTCGATCGTGCTCTTTTTCATGATGGCGGGGCTCTACAAGGCGCTCAAGGTCGAGGCCTTCAAGGAAGAGAGCTATCGTCTGAGTCTGGCCGGTTCGCTTTCCGGTCGCATGGGCAGCAGCCGAGGCGGGCGTGGCAACTGGGAGCAGCGTCTTGATCGGGCGATGAATTTCCCGGATCGCAGTGAAGCGCAGCGCTTCCTTGAAGAGCGGGTTCGCCCGGCCATGATGGCCATCAAGGATCGGCTTGAGCATCAGGATGTCGGCGTTCACGTCAACGGTGGCGAGCAGAACGAGCATGACTATCTTGCGCTCAATGTCGATTTCGGTGAGGAACAGAACTTCACCTATCAGGTCTGGACACGCGCGTTTGCAACGCCTGCCTTCGCCATGCGGACCAAAAAGGCCTCTCGCAACTACTACCGTCTTGAAGTGCATCTTCTGGAAGGGAGTCAGGGCTATGACCTGATGGGGTACAGTGAGCAGCAGGTGATCGACGATATTCTCGATCAGTACGAGCGCCACCTGCAGTTTTTGCATCTCAACCGTATGGAACCCGGCAGTATCAACATGCCGGACAGTCCCGAGCAGCCGCCGGTCTGA
- a CDS encoding LacI family DNA-binding transcriptional regulator: MTLKAVATHLGVSTATVSNAFNRPDQLSSRLREEILTAARALGYDGPSRQGRTLRTGRTGIIGVMLSDGLGYSLGDRVAGDFLGGIAEVLDARGYHLLLLTDSSRTERQSASLNGVADGYLIYGSIPEENTMALLRHQQQPLITVDIRLPGLPSVLIDHRSAALAIARHALAGGARRPAIVALRMTLDASGGRLERPLQWSQPNQVATERLAGFDQALEEAGHDPEQVPLWNVAGNTFEAAAPVIETLLAEDKPDLLLCMSDRLALTALSLAEQRGISVPGELKLTGFDGIAEGQHRRPMLTTVYQDSYAKGVTAARLVTGERHEHDICQPVWLIYGDT, encoded by the coding sequence GTGACACTCAAGGCCGTCGCGACGCATCTGGGCGTCTCGACGGCCACCGTCTCCAATGCCTTCAACCGGCCCGACCAGCTTTCGTCAAGGCTGCGCGAGGAGATTCTGACCGCGGCCCGGGCGCTGGGTTATGACGGCCCCAGCCGTCAGGGCCGAACGCTGCGCACCGGACGTACCGGCATCATTGGCGTGATGCTTTCTGATGGTCTGGGCTATAGCCTCGGCGACCGCGTGGCCGGGGATTTCCTGGGGGGTATTGCCGAAGTGCTGGACGCCCGGGGCTATCATCTATTGCTGCTGACGGACTCATCCCGTACTGAACGTCAGAGCGCTTCGCTCAACGGCGTGGCCGACGGCTATCTGATTTACGGCTCGATCCCTGAAGAGAACACCATGGCTTTGCTGCGCCATCAGCAACAGCCGCTGATCACGGTGGACATCCGCTTGCCGGGATTGCCATCGGTGTTGATCGATCACCGCAGCGCAGCGCTGGCCATTGCACGCCATGCACTCGCTGGCGGTGCAAGGCGCCCGGCCATTGTGGCGCTGCGCATGACACTGGACGCCTCCGGAGGCCGGCTCGAGCGCCCATTACAGTGGTCTCAGCCCAATCAGGTCGCCACTGAGCGACTGGCCGGTTTCGATCAGGCGCTTGAAGAGGCCGGTCATGATCCGGAACAGGTGCCCCTATGGAACGTTGCCGGCAATACCTTTGAGGCGGCGGCGCCGGTCATCGAGACCCTGCTGGCCGAGGACAAGCCGGATCTGCTGCTGTGCATGTCGGACCGTCTGGCATTGACTGCCTTGAGTCTGGCCGAGCAGCGCGGTATCAGCGTGCCCGGCGAGCTGAAACTGACAGGCTTTGATGGTATTGCCGAAGGCCAGCACCGTCGTCCCATGCTCACCACGGTCTATCAGGACAGTTACGCCAAGGGTGTGACAGCAGCGCGGCTGGTCACCGGGGAGCGTCACGAACACGATATCTGTCAGCCGGTCTGGCTGATCTACGGCGATACCTGA
- a CDS encoding alpha-amylase family glycosyl hydrolase, producing MTQHSSWPQWWHDAVIYQIYPRSFMDASGDGIGDLAGVTERLDYLANLGVDALWLSPFYRSPQADAGYDVADYRDVDPLFGTLEDFDSMLSGAHERGMRIIVDVVPNHTSSEHVWFKEALASDSGSRARARYIFREGRGEHGEQPPNNWQSVFGGPAWTQVPGEREWYLHLFDTSQPDLDWRNPEVLEEFDNVLRFWLARGVDGFRVDVAHGMIKAPDLPDWEGSQEMIEGGNRGPMWDQEEVHEIYRRWNRVLAEFGRDRMMVAEAWVHPPARTARYVRPDEMQQAFNFDYLLTPWNADKLRRVIDTSLESYGAVGATTTWVMSNHDGVRHASRLGLSHPGTRPNGIDADGEQPDEALGLRRARALIMLTLALPGSAYLYQGEELGLPDHTTMPARYRQDPTFHRTDGEQIGRDGCRVPLPWRADAPAFGFNTTGESWLPQPENYARYAANLQLENATSTLELYRRLLAMRHEYGLGHGELTWQESPRSDVLSLSNGGVTVVLNLGETPVALPEAEVAIQSVPDAVSEGQLAGNAAVWLVTP from the coding sequence ATGACACAGCACTCTTCCTGGCCACAGTGGTGGCACGACGCCGTCATCTATCAGATCTATCCGCGCAGCTTCATGGATGCCAGCGGTGATGGTATCGGTGATCTGGCCGGCGTGACCGAGCGGCTCGACTATCTGGCGAACCTGGGCGTGGATGCGCTCTGGCTGTCGCCCTTTTATCGCTCACCGCAGGCAGATGCCGGCTATGACGTGGCCGACTATCGCGATGTCGATCCGCTGTTTGGCACGCTCGAGGATTTCGACTCGATGCTCTCGGGGGCTCATGAAAGAGGCATGAGAATCATCGTGGATGTCGTGCCCAACCATACTTCCAGCGAACATGTCTGGTTCAAGGAGGCGCTGGCCTCGGATTCCGGCAGCCGGGCGCGGGCGCGCTATATCTTTCGCGAAGGGCGTGGCGAGCATGGTGAACAACCGCCCAACAACTGGCAGAGCGTGTTCGGTGGGCCTGCCTGGACACAGGTGCCCGGCGAGCGCGAGTGGTATCTGCATCTTTTTGATACCAGCCAGCCCGATCTTGACTGGCGTAACCCCGAGGTGCTCGAGGAGTTCGACAATGTGCTGCGCTTCTGGCTCGCGCGCGGCGTTGACGGCTTCCGCGTCGATGTGGCCCACGGCATGATCAAGGCGCCGGACCTGCCGGACTGGGAGGGCAGTCAGGAAATGATCGAGGGCGGCAATCGTGGTCCCATGTGGGATCAGGAAGAGGTGCACGAGATCTATCGCCGCTGGAATCGGGTGCTGGCCGAGTTCGGTCGTGACCGCATGATGGTCGCCGAGGCCTGGGTGCATCCGCCGGCGCGGACGGCGCGCTACGTACGTCCTGACGAGATGCAGCAGGCGTTCAACTTTGACTACCTGCTGACCCCCTGGAATGCCGACAAGCTGCGCCGTGTCATCGATACTTCGCTTGAGAGCTATGGGGCGGTCGGGGCCACCACCACCTGGGTCATGTCCAACCACGACGGCGTGCGTCATGCCTCACGGCTGGGGCTGTCGCATCCGGGCACGCGCCCCAACGGCATTGATGCCGACGGTGAACAGCCTGACGAAGCGCTGGGGCTGCGCCGGGCGCGGGCGCTGATCATGCTGACGCTGGCGCTGCCCGGATCGGCCTATCTCTATCAGGGTGAAGAGCTGGGCCTTCCGGATCACACCACCATGCCGGCGCGCTATCGGCAGGACCCGACCTTCCATCGCACCGATGGAGAGCAGATCGGTCGTGACGGCTGTCGCGTACCGCTGCCGTGGCGCGCTGATGCACCGGCCTTCGGTTTTAATACCACCGGTGAGAGCTGGCTGCCACAGCCTGAAAACTATGCCCGCTATGCCGCCAACCTTCAGCTGGAAAATGCCACCTCGACGCTGGAGCTTTATCGTCGACTATTGGCCATGCGCCACGAATACGGGCTGGGCCACGGCGAGCTGACCTGGCAGGAGAGCCCGCGCAGCGATGTGCTGAGCCTTTCCAACGGCGGCGTGACCGTGGTGCTCAACCTGGGCGAGACGCCGGTGGCGCTGCCCGAGGCAGAGGTCGCCATTCAAAGCGTGCCGGACGCCGTCAGCGAGGGACAGCTGGCCGGCAACGCGGCGGTCTGGCTGGTGACGCCTTGA
- a CDS encoding ABC transporter substrate-binding protein, with protein sequence MQDTDQSTTGRGGWRTALGLVALLGATGGVQAAEVAIACGGGGDGDYCPIAARAWAAQTGHSVRVVTTPNATTEKLALFQQLLNSHSRDVDVMMVDIAWPGLLAPHLLDLSEAVPPAEREAFFPALIEANTVDGRLVALPWYTDAGLLYYRKDLLDKYQRPVPETWQDMNETAASIQKAERDAGHDEMWGFVFQGRAYEGLTCNALEWIAGYGGGQIVDTDGAITVDNPQATAALTEAASWIGSIAPRGVLNYTEEEARGVFQSGNAVFMRNWPYVWSLAQREGSPVSGRIGVVPLPHGPDADSVSTLGGWNFAVSRYTDTPEAAISLARYMTSAEVQRQHALNNGMNPTRIALYDDAEVVAANPTMTVLRPVLMNAVARPSAVTGEAYARVSNAVFNNVHEVLSGRAEPAAALETLDQTLTRLKRRQW encoded by the coding sequence ATGCAGGACACTGATCAATCGACGACCGGCCGAGGTGGCTGGCGCACGGCGCTTGGGCTGGTCGCACTACTGGGCGCCACTGGTGGGGTGCAGGCCGCCGAGGTTGCCATCGCCTGTGGCGGTGGTGGTGACGGCGACTACTGCCCCATCGCGGCCCGCGCCTGGGCGGCACAGACCGGCCACAGCGTCAGAGTGGTGACCACGCCCAACGCCACTACCGAGAAGCTGGCACTGTTCCAGCAGCTGCTCAACAGCCATTCCCGGGACGTCGACGTGATGATGGTCGATATCGCCTGGCCGGGGCTTTTGGCACCGCATCTGCTGGATTTGAGCGAGGCCGTGCCGCCTGCCGAGCGCGAGGCCTTTTTCCCGGCCCTGATCGAGGCCAATACGGTTGATGGCCGCCTGGTGGCACTGCCCTGGTACACCGATGCCGGTCTGCTTTACTACCGCAAGGATCTGCTCGACAAGTACCAGCGTCCGGTACCCGAGACCTGGCAGGACATGAACGAGACTGCCGCCAGCATTCAAAAGGCCGAGCGCGATGCCGGCCATGACGAGATGTGGGGCTTCGTGTTTCAGGGTCGTGCCTATGAAGGGCTGACCTGCAATGCGCTCGAGTGGATCGCCGGCTACGGCGGTGGGCAGATCGTTGATACCGACGGCGCGATCACGGTAGATAACCCGCAGGCCACGGCGGCACTGACCGAGGCGGCGAGCTGGATTGGCAGCATCGCCCCGCGTGGCGTGCTCAACTACACCGAGGAAGAGGCACGCGGCGTGTTCCAGAGCGGCAACGCGGTGTTCATGCGCAACTGGCCCTACGTGTGGTCGCTGGCCCAGCGCGAGGGCAGTCCGGTGAGCGGCAGGATCGGCGTGGTACCGCTGCCCCACGGCCCCGACGCCGACTCGGTGAGCACCCTGGGCGGCTGGAACTTCGCGGTCTCACGCTACACTGATACGCCCGAGGCCGCGATTTCGCTGGCCCGCTATATGACCAGTGCTGAGGTGCAGCGCCAGCACGCGCTGAACAACGGCATGAACCCGACCCGAATCGCACTCTACGATGATGCCGAGGTGGTGGCGGCCAATCCCACCATGACCGTGCTGCGCCCGGTGCTGATGAACGCAGTGGCACGTCCTTCGGCAGTGACCGGCGAGGCCTATGCCCGGGTGTCCAACGCTGTCTTCAACAACGTGCACGAAGTACTCTCCGGACGCGCCGAGCCCGCTGCGGCGCTGGAGACTCTTGATCAGACCCTGACCCGACTCAAGCGCCGGCAGTGGTGA
- a CDS encoding ABC transporter ATP-binding protein, with protein sequence MAGLTLERVNKRFGSTRVIDDVSMQIDNGEFIVFVGPSGCGKSTLLRLIAGLESITHGDLMIDDQRVNNLTPPERGIGMVFQSYALYPHMSVYDNIAFGLKLVKQEKQTVDERVRQTAKILQLDGLLERLPKALSGGQRQRVAIGRAMAREPKILLFDEPLSNLDAALRVQTRNEIARLHERLGSTMIYVTHDQVEAMTLADRIVVLNAGHVEQIGTPRELYERPASRFVAGFIGSPKMNFLEVTAHPVPEQGCRVEIPAIGQRTLPLALDSASEATLGVRPEHLIPTASESGEGLEIVNVEYLGSEAYLYLERDDGELLVCRTQASSSFKRGERVVLDFDPAHAHLFDRDGRAMAPLAHHESVTEPQGTLS encoded by the coding sequence ATGGCTGGTCTGACGCTCGAACGAGTCAACAAGCGCTTTGGCAGCACCCGGGTGATCGATGATGTCTCGATGCAGATCGACAACGGCGAGTTCATCGTTTTTGTCGGCCCCTCCGGTTGTGGCAAGTCGACCCTGTTGCGCCTGATTGCCGGGCTCGAATCGATCACTCACGGCGATCTGATGATTGATGATCAACGGGTCAACAATCTCACGCCGCCGGAACGCGGCATCGGCATGGTGTTCCAGTCCTACGCGCTCTATCCGCACATGAGCGTCTACGACAACATCGCCTTCGGCCTGAAGCTGGTCAAACAGGAGAAGCAGACGGTGGACGAACGGGTCCGCCAGACGGCAAAAATCCTGCAGCTTGACGGTCTGCTGGAGCGCCTGCCCAAGGCGCTTTCCGGCGGCCAGCGCCAGCGTGTGGCGATCGGCCGGGCGATGGCCCGCGAGCCGAAGATCCTGCTTTTCGATGAGCCGCTCTCCAACCTGGACGCGGCGCTGCGGGTACAGACCCGCAACGAGATCGCGCGGCTCCACGAGCGTTTGGGCTCGACCATGATCTATGTCACCCACGACCAGGTCGAGGCGATGACCCTGGCCGATCGCATCGTGGTGCTCAACGCCGGTCACGTGGAGCAGATCGGTACCCCACGCGAGCTTTACGAACGGCCTGCGTCGCGCTTCGTCGCGGGCTTCATCGGCTCGCCAAAAATGAACTTCCTCGAAGTCACTGCCCATCCCGTTCCCGAGCAGGGCTGTCGCGTAGAGATTCCCGCCATCGGACAGCGCACGCTGCCGCTGGCACTCGACAGCGCCAGCGAAGCGACGCTGGGCGTGCGTCCGGAACATCTGATTCCCACCGCCAGTGAAAGCGGCGAAGGGCTCGAGATCGTCAATGTCGAGTACCTCGGCAGCGAAGCCTATCTCTATCTGGAGCGCGACGACGGCGAGCTGCTGGTCTGTCGCACTCAGGCCTCCAGCTCGTTCAAGCGCGGCGAACGGGTAGTGCTCGATTTCGATCCGGCACATGCCCATCTCTTCGATCGTGATGGACGCGCGATGGCACCGCTTGCGCACCATGAATCCGTCACTGAGCCGCAGGGGACCCTATCATGA